The candidate division KSB1 bacterium genome window below encodes:
- a CDS encoding NAD(P)/FAD-dependent oxidoreductase, giving the protein MERVDICIIGAGPAGIATAAALLKLRPAMRDHILLLEKDKHPRHKLCGGGLTPWVDQLLRDLDLTAPAPDFCVERVRFYLNDEPLLFEIPGLMRTIRRNEFDAALAECLRRKGVRLLENTAVLALHEKADGIIISTTRGDYHAGLVVGADGARSLVRRQFFRASPSRVSRLLEVLVPAAGAAAGEFESQTVVIDFRPMRQGLQGYVWDFPCWVNGMPHLNVGLFDSRVYDGQNSGRAHLPDLLARHLEARGFTPTTPLMGHPERWFHPADQFSRPRVLLAGEAAGIEPWLGEGISAALAYGQVAAEAIVHAFEARDFSLADYRRRILRHPLGRLLRRNRLIARLFYAPRFHALLPLFARVLHRYVTLKHRWTAAKEKGR; this is encoded by the coding sequence ATGGAACGAGTTGACATTTGCATCATCGGTGCCGGCCCGGCGGGGATTGCGACCGCTGCGGCGCTCCTCAAACTGCGGCCAGCGATGCGGGATCATATCCTGCTTCTCGAGAAAGACAAACATCCCCGTCACAAACTTTGCGGTGGCGGCCTCACGCCCTGGGTTGACCAACTGTTGCGTGATCTTGATTTGACCGCGCCGGCACCAGATTTTTGCGTCGAGCGCGTGCGGTTCTATCTCAACGATGAGCCGCTGCTCTTCGAAATTCCCGGATTGATGCGCACCATTCGCCGCAACGAGTTTGATGCCGCGTTGGCGGAGTGTCTGCGCCGCAAAGGGGTGCGGCTGCTGGAGAACACGGCGGTGCTCGCACTGCACGAAAAGGCCGATGGCATCATCATCTCCACCACCCGCGGTGATTATCACGCCGGCCTGGTGGTGGGCGCGGATGGCGCCAGGAGTCTGGTGCGGCGGCAGTTTTTTCGGGCCTCGCCCTCGCGGGTGTCACGCTTGCTGGAAGTGCTGGTGCCGGCGGCCGGCGCAGCCGCGGGGGAATTCGAGAGCCAGACCGTGGTCATCGATTTCCGCCCGATGCGTCAGGGCTTGCAGGGATATGTGTGGGATTTTCCGTGCTGGGTGAACGGCATGCCGCATCTCAATGTGGGACTGTTCGACAGCCGGGTTTACGACGGGCAAAACAGCGGGCGCGCGCATCTGCCGGATTTGCTCGCGCGCCATCTGGAAGCGCGCGGCTTTACGCCGACGACACCGCTGATGGGACATCCCGAGCGCTGGTTTCATCCGGCGGATCAATTCAGCCGGCCGCGTGTGCTGCTCGCAGGCGAGGCGGCGGGCATCGAACCGTGGCTGGGTGAAGGCATCTCCGCAGCGCTGGCTTACGGCCAGGTGGCGGCGGAGGCCATTGTGCATGCTTTCGAAGCGCGTGATTTTTCACTGGCAGACTACCGCCGCCGTATTCTCCGGCATCCGCTCGGCCGGCTGCTGCGGCGCAACCGCCTGATCGCGCGTTTGTTTTATGCACCGCGCTTTCACGCCCTGCTGCCGCTGTTTGCGCGGGTGCTGCACCGTTACGTCACGCTGAAACACAGGTGGACAGCCGCAAAAGAAAAGGGCCGCTGA
- a CDS encoding OmpA family protein gives MPRFMLLWLALMLIVPGLLSTTQARQAQDEKVFQQIFGKTQERFGQAKSVQADILAPEAFGRALKKYNEAREDFRRGRALADINRKLGEISVDLDAAVKTANLGKVALEKVLRARDDALKAAAEQNAAEKFTLADKVFGEATRRLEGGDVNAAQKKGEEAEQLFREAELHAIKNSVIGSVRSQLVQARTARMDRLAPETYRKAEALLAEAEKILNTNRYAAGSAREKAEAAEYEVRHARHLAEQIQRVKVDETQWEKFLLSLEQKIASIAAALDFEPQFEQGLDKPVNDIREAVKSLRDDRRSLSEEVGKLESRLAELSKELNTIREAQAGLESQLEKEKRRQQELQRREERIKAVETMFTPEEAVVTRENDRLRIRLIGLVFPSGKAIIMPEYFPLLTKLQRAIRELPDCFISVEGHTDSRGDDANNQRISTERALSVQQYLVANMNLPANRIQAVGFGENFPIASNDSEEGRARNRRIEVVLTLPQ, from the coding sequence ATGCCGCGATTCATGTTGCTGTGGCTGGCGCTCATGCTGATTGTCCCGGGTCTGCTGTCCACCACGCAGGCACGGCAGGCGCAGGACGAGAAGGTCTTTCAGCAGATCTTTGGCAAAACGCAGGAGAGATTTGGCCAGGCCAAATCGGTGCAGGCCGACATTCTTGCGCCCGAGGCGTTTGGCCGGGCGCTGAAGAAGTACAATGAAGCGCGGGAAGATTTCCGCCGCGGCCGCGCGCTGGCAGACATCAACCGCAAGCTCGGTGAAATCAGTGTGGATTTGGACGCGGCGGTGAAAACCGCCAATCTCGGCAAGGTGGCGCTCGAAAAAGTGCTGCGCGCGCGGGATGATGCCCTGAAAGCCGCGGCCGAACAAAACGCCGCGGAGAAGTTCACGCTGGCCGACAAGGTGTTTGGCGAGGCCACCCGCCGGCTGGAGGGGGGTGATGTCAACGCCGCGCAAAAGAAGGGCGAGGAAGCCGAGCAGCTCTTTCGCGAAGCGGAATTGCATGCAATCAAAAACAGTGTGATCGGCAGTGTGCGCAGCCAGCTCGTGCAGGCGCGCACGGCCAGGATGGACCGCCTCGCGCCGGAGACATACCGCAAGGCGGAAGCACTGTTGGCGGAGGCGGAGAAGATTCTCAATACCAACCGCTATGCCGCCGGCTCGGCACGCGAGAAGGCGGAGGCGGCGGAATATGAAGTGCGCCACGCCCGGCATCTCGCCGAACAGATCCAGCGCGTCAAAGTTGACGAGACGCAATGGGAGAAATTTCTGCTCTCCTTGGAGCAGAAGATCGCCAGCATCGCCGCCGCGCTCGATTTTGAGCCGCAGTTCGAACAGGGCCTGGACAAGCCGGTGAACGATATTCGCGAGGCGGTGAAATCGCTGCGTGATGACCGCCGCAGTCTGAGTGAGGAAGTGGGCAAACTCGAAAGCCGCCTGGCGGAACTCAGCAAAGAGCTCAACACCATTCGCGAGGCGCAGGCCGGCCTGGAATCGCAGCTTGAAAAAGAAAAGCGCCGGCAGCAGGAGCTGCAGCGCCGCGAAGAGCGCATTAAAGCGGTGGAAACCATGTTTACGCCCGAGGAGGCGGTGGTGACGCGCGAAAACGACCGCCTGCGCATCCGTCTGATCGGTCTCGTCTTTCCCTCCGGCAAGGCGATCATCATGCCGGAATATTTCCCCCTGCTCACCAAGTTGCAGCGCGCCATTCGCGAGCTGCCGGATTGCTTCATTTCAGTCGAGGGGCACACCGATTCGCGCGGTGATGATGCCAACAACCAGCGCATCTCGACCGAGCGCGCGCTGTCGGTGCAGCAGTATCTCGTGGCCAACATGAATCTGCCGGCCAATCGCATTCAGGCGGTCGGCTTCGGCGAGAATTTCCCCATTGCCAGCAATGACTCCGAAGAGGGCCGTGCCCGCAATCGCCGCATTGAAGTGGTGTTGACCCTGCCGCAATGA
- a CDS encoding ATP-dependent DNA helicase, translating to MPGIHEILHKYFGHAAFRGQQETIIRHVLAGGHALVIMPTGMGKSLCYQIPALMPGGFVLVLSPLIALMKDQVDALVAKGIAAACLNSSLSRSEREARHAAIAAGAYCLLYVTPERFRKPEFLDVIRTRRVSLLAVDEAHCISQWGHDFRPDYSRVGEIRRLLGNPPTLALTATATPEVQQDIISQLGLSRDQIKLFHEGIARPNLHLAVRQVWGQEEKLEHLLAMSRRLPGNGICYFALIKTLQEFGGRLQSRGLTALQYHGDLDSAERRRVQNKFMQGENQLVLATNAFGMGIDKDNIRFVVHAEVPGSLEAYYQEIGRAGRDGQRSDCLLLYDEQDLLIQMDFLNWNNPDAAFYDRLYRLLLEDAEQVNACGPEGLKEKLHFKNRHDYRLETALGMLERYGVITGSLANKDLAVIGELPEELADQAWLDQKLKREQRRLYALVQYVKHQGCRKAFIHEYFGLKHADTCGACDWCLAATA from the coding sequence ATGCCCGGCATACACGAGATTTTGCACAAATACTTTGGCCATGCTGCGTTTCGTGGCCAGCAGGAGACCATTATTCGCCACGTCCTGGCCGGCGGCCACGCCCTGGTCATCATGCCCACCGGCATGGGCAAATCACTGTGCTACCAGATTCCCGCCCTGATGCCGGGCGGCTTTGTCCTCGTGCTGTCGCCGCTGATCGCGCTGATGAAGGATCAAGTCGATGCCCTGGTCGCCAAAGGCATCGCCGCCGCCTGCCTCAACTCCTCGTTGAGTCGCAGCGAACGTGAAGCTCGCCACGCCGCGATCGCCGCCGGCGCCTATTGTCTGCTCTACGTTACGCCCGAACGCTTTCGCAAACCGGAGTTTCTCGACGTGATTCGCACGCGGCGGGTTTCGCTGCTGGCCGTGGACGAGGCCCATTGCATCAGCCAGTGGGGCCACGATTTCCGGCCCGACTATTCCCGCGTTGGCGAGATTCGTCGCCTGCTTGGCAATCCCCCCACCCTGGCGTTGACCGCGACTGCCACGCCGGAAGTGCAGCAGGACATCATCAGCCAGCTTGGGTTGTCGCGCGACCAGATCAAGCTCTTTCATGAAGGCATTGCGCGCCCCAATCTCCATCTTGCAGTGCGACAGGTGTGGGGGCAGGAGGAAAAGCTGGAGCACCTGCTGGCGATGTCACGGCGACTGCCGGGCAACGGCATCTGCTATTTTGCCCTCATCAAAACCCTGCAGGAATTCGGCGGACGCCTGCAGTCGCGGGGGCTGACCGCTTTGCAATACCACGGCGACCTGGACAGCGCTGAGCGCAGGCGCGTGCAGAACAAATTCATGCAGGGCGAAAATCAACTCGTGCTCGCCACCAATGCTTTTGGCATGGGGATCGACAAGGACAACATCCGCTTCGTGGTTCATGCCGAGGTGCCTGGGTCGCTCGAAGCCTACTATCAGGAAATCGGTCGCGCCGGCCGCGACGGCCAACGCTCCGATTGCCTGCTGCTTTATGACGAGCAGGATTTGCTCATTCAAATGGACTTTCTCAACTGGAACAATCCCGATGCCGCTTTCTACGACCGGCTTTACCGCCTGCTGCTCGAAGATGCCGAACAGGTCAATGCCTGCGGCCCGGAAGGACTCAAGGAAAAATTGCATTTCAAAAACCGGCATGATTACCGCCTGGAAACCGCGCTCGGCATGCTCGAACGTTATGGCGTCATCACCGGCAGTCTGGCGAACAAAGACCTGGCAGTCATCGGCGAACTGCCAGAGGAGCTTGCGGATCAAGCCTGGCTGGATCAGAAATTGAAGCGCGAGCAGCGGCGGCTTTACGCGCTGGTGCAATATGTCAAACATCAGGGTTGCCGCAAGGCGTTCATTCATGAGTATTTCGGCCTGAAGCATGCGGACACCTGCGGTGCCTGCGACTGGTGCCTGGCAGCGACGGCCTGA
- a CDS encoding FecR family protein: MKCSAVFGALVLLVCSIGVAIAQSAAEVAVVLKARGKVDVQRAQSQPAESARQGMRLHSGNLLRTGEESLAALVFTDDKSILKVRSNSRVAIKGAREHNSVIKTIGLEFGQLWARVTKSTTPFRIQTPSGVAAVKGTIFYCMLDESGRMSVICLEGAVELANALGKVLVQAGYTGTALKNQAPAARPSLPEEIPSWGNDEGSGGSFEIEFEDASGQKKRLRVTYE; the protein is encoded by the coding sequence ATGAAATGTTCCGCAGTTTTTGGCGCCTTGGTGCTGCTGGTGTGCAGTATCGGCGTGGCGATCGCCCAGTCCGCCGCGGAGGTCGCGGTGGTGCTGAAGGCCAGGGGCAAAGTCGACGTCCAGCGTGCGCAGAGCCAGCCGGCGGAAAGCGCGCGGCAGGGCATGCGGCTGCACAGCGGCAACCTGCTGCGCACCGGCGAAGAATCGCTGGCCGCGCTGGTTTTCACCGATGACAAATCCATTCTCAAAGTCCGCTCCAACTCCAGGGTGGCGATCAAAGGCGCGCGGGAGCACAACAGCGTGATCAAAACAATCGGGCTGGAGTTCGGACAGCTTTGGGCCAGAGTAACGAAAAGCACCACACCGTTTCGCATTCAAACGCCCTCGGGCGTGGCGGCGGTCAAGGGCACCATCTTTTATTGCATGCTGGATGAAAGCGGCAGGATGTCGGTGATCTGCCTGGAGGGCGCCGTCGAGCTGGCGAACGCGCTGGGCAAAGTGCTGGTGCAGGCCGGCTATACCGGCACGGCGTTGAAGAATCAGGCGCCGGCCGCGCGACCTTCCCTGCCGGAGGAGATTCCCTCCTGGGGCAATGACGAGGGCAGCGGTGGCAGCTTCGAAATCGAATTCGAGGATGCCAGCGGGCAGAAGAAAAGGCTGAGAGTGACTTACGAGTAG